A section of the Gallus gallus isolate bGalGal1 chromosome 4, bGalGal1.mat.broiler.GRCg7b, whole genome shotgun sequence genome encodes:
- the LOC112532392 gene encoding glyceraldehyde-3-phosphate dehydrogenase, testis-specific-like, with translation MVPPPPKRCRLRESSSEPEPEPMEVDPVESDDVEPMEVDLPPEEEPMEVDPPPPGPGGHYKTMLARRRRWLRERRSWGSRFSSRR, from the coding sequence ATGGTTCCTCCTCCACCGAAGAGGTGTCGCCTGCGGGAGAGCAGCAGCGAGCCGGAGCCCGAACCCATGGAGGTGGATCCCGTCGAGAGCGACGACGTCGAACCCATGGAGGTGGATCTACCTCCCGAAGAGGAGCCTATGGAGGTGGATCCGCCTCCGCCAGGGCCGGGCGGGCACTATAAGACCATGCTCGCCCGTCGTCGTCGCTGGCTCCGGGAACGGCGCTCCTGGGGCTCTCGCTTTTCATCCAGGCGTTGA